Proteins found in one Subtercola endophyticus genomic segment:
- a CDS encoding adenylate/guanylate cyclase domain-containing protein, producing MSSNSRRPGFSIQSKLLVMLLGVSIGSSLVVGLVGYASGSDSLRQAAFDRVTEMRQSKATQITDFFKTTEDSLVVYTRGTTAINAVKAFTAGYNELQTKPASAADTSKVDALYTNTFAPQLAQRSGADTDPAAFIPADPAEVYLQSHYTDPGLDGTKALATQDAADGSAWSAANAAYQDYFREIIQRFGYGDALLMDTDGHVVYSAKKNVDLGTNLDSGPYKGTSLATGYQEALHSNEVDYVGITDFERYQPSLGAPVAWIMSPVGENGVASGVMALQVPIDAINSIMTSDQNWAEAGMGQTGEVFLAGPDQLMRSVSRELIENPEQYQKDAIAVGTPPEVAARAVQVKGSILIQPVHTTAVQNALAGQTGTLINTGYLGNENIVAYAPLDIPGLQWVIVARIDTSEAFAAVNDFTRNLILSIVALILVVSLLSLVLAQVFARPVRRLVSAVRQVAAGDLAVEVPQGARDEFGDLGNAFNDMSRSLRIKQSLIDEQSSENEKLLSTLMPAAVAKRYKEGEETITDVHQDVSVLFADLIGYNDFAADLGPERELSLLNGIVASFDEAAARMGVETVRTLREGYLASCGLVVPRVDNVRRMVEFALEIRKIIERFNAQHETELSLRIGIDAGTVSSGLVGRTSLAYDMWGEAVNLANRVRRASGAAGIFVSQSVRDQMRDAVGFVEAGTVETSDGVQTVWKIQ from the coding sequence GTGTCGTCGAATTCGAGGCGACCGGGGTTCAGCATCCAGTCGAAGCTGCTCGTCATGCTGCTCGGGGTGAGCATCGGTTCGTCGCTGGTCGTCGGTCTCGTCGGGTACGCGTCGGGCTCTGATTCGTTGCGACAGGCCGCCTTCGACCGGGTGACCGAGATGCGTCAGTCGAAGGCCACACAGATCACCGACTTCTTCAAGACCACCGAAGACTCGCTCGTCGTCTACACCCGCGGCACGACGGCGATCAACGCCGTGAAGGCGTTCACCGCCGGGTACAACGAGCTGCAGACAAAGCCGGCCAGCGCGGCCGACACGTCGAAAGTCGATGCTCTGTACACCAACACCTTCGCACCGCAGCTGGCCCAGCGATCTGGTGCCGACACCGATCCTGCGGCCTTCATTCCGGCGGATCCGGCCGAGGTGTATTTGCAGTCGCACTACACCGATCCGGGTCTCGACGGCACAAAAGCACTCGCAACCCAAGACGCCGCCGACGGCAGCGCCTGGTCGGCCGCGAACGCCGCCTATCAGGACTACTTTCGCGAGATCATCCAGCGTTTCGGGTACGGCGACGCCCTGCTGATGGATACCGACGGCCACGTGGTCTACTCGGCGAAGAAGAACGTCGACCTCGGAACCAACCTCGACTCGGGTCCGTACAAGGGCACGAGCCTCGCCACCGGCTATCAGGAGGCCCTGCACTCCAATGAGGTCGACTATGTGGGAATCACGGACTTCGAGCGTTACCAGCCGTCGCTCGGTGCTCCCGTGGCGTGGATCATGTCGCCCGTCGGCGAGAATGGCGTCGCCAGCGGGGTGATGGCGTTGCAGGTGCCGATCGACGCCATCAACTCCATCATGACCTCCGACCAGAACTGGGCGGAAGCAGGCATGGGGCAGACGGGCGAAGTGTTTCTCGCCGGGCCCGACCAGCTGATGCGCTCCGTGTCACGGGAGCTCATCGAGAACCCCGAGCAGTACCAGAAAGACGCGATTGCAGTGGGCACTCCGCCCGAGGTGGCCGCGCGTGCCGTGCAGGTGAAGGGCAGCATCCTCATCCAACCGGTGCACACAACGGCAGTGCAGAACGCCCTGGCCGGCCAAACCGGAACCCTCATCAACACGGGATACCTGGGCAATGAGAACATCGTCGCCTACGCACCGCTCGACATTCCGGGGCTGCAGTGGGTGATTGTCGCGCGAATCGACACCAGTGAGGCGTTTGCGGCGGTGAACGACTTCACGCGCAACTTGATCCTCTCGATCGTGGCGCTCATTCTCGTGGTCTCTCTGCTCTCGCTGGTGCTCGCCCAAGTGTTCGCCCGCCCGGTGCGGCGCCTGGTGAGCGCCGTGCGACAGGTCGCTGCGGGCGACCTCGCGGTCGAAGTGCCGCAGGGCGCGCGAGACGAATTCGGCGATCTGGGCAACGCCTTCAACGACATGTCCAGGTCGCTGCGCATCAAACAGTCGCTCATCGACGAACAATCGAGCGAGAACGAGAAGCTGCTCAGCACGCTGATGCCTGCCGCCGTCGCCAAGCGTTACAAAGAGGGCGAGGAGACCATCACCGACGTGCACCAAGACGTCTCGGTGCTGTTCGCCGACCTCATCGGCTACAACGACTTCGCCGCGGACCTCGGGCCCGAGCGAGAGCTGTCGCTGCTCAATGGCATCGTCGCCAGTTTCGACGAGGCCGCCGCTCGCATGGGTGTCGAGACGGTTCGTACCCTGCGCGAGGGTTACTTGGCCAGCTGCGGTCTCGTGGTGCCCCGGGTCGACAATGTGAGACGCATGGTGGAATTCGCCCTCGAGATCCGCAAGATCATCGAGCGGTTCAATGCCCAGCACGAAACCGAGCTGAGCCTGCGTATCGGCATCGACGCCGGAACGGTCTCGAGCGGTCTGGTGGGCCGCACGAGCCTCGCCTACGACATGTGGGGTGAGGCGGTGAACTTGGCGAACCGGGTTCGCCGGGCATCCGGTGCCGCAGGCATCTTCGTGAGCCAGTCGGTGCGCGACCAGATGCGCGACGCCGTCGGTTTCGTCGAGGCGGGCACCGTCGAAACGTCAGACGGGGTTCAGACCGTGTGGAAGATCCAGTAG
- a CDS encoding NAD(P)-dependent oxidoreductase, with the protein MLTTVYPAAYSFKEQKTMRIIVFGSNGPTGRLVVRDAVAAGHAVTAFTRHPAGFSVPGLRLPDARVAVVEGDVYDVAAVERAVADHDVVISTLGVPFGKAPITVYSAGIEAILRAMHAAAVKRLICVSSSAVDPSAGAHGGWFFEKVLQGYLVTVMGKTLYADMRRMEQVVQASDVDFTIVRPSGLFETPQATDYAVAENFVKSKFTSRADLAASLLAQASDPTFVRKVMAVGTVQVQPSMLQLLWREGIRKPRPSVA; encoded by the coding sequence ATGTTGACAACAGTGTACCCGGCAGCGTACTCGTTCAAGGAGCAGAAGACCATGCGCATCATCGTGTTCGGCAGCAATGGCCCCACCGGGCGACTCGTCGTGAGAGACGCCGTCGCGGCCGGGCATGCGGTCACAGCGTTCACCCGACATCCCGCCGGGTTCAGTGTGCCCGGCCTTCGGCTGCCGGATGCCCGGGTCGCTGTCGTCGAGGGTGACGTGTACGACGTGGCGGCCGTCGAGCGCGCCGTGGCCGACCACGACGTCGTCATCTCCACGCTCGGGGTGCCGTTCGGCAAGGCGCCGATCACGGTGTATTCGGCAGGAATCGAGGCGATCCTCCGCGCGATGCACGCTGCAGCGGTGAAGAGGCTGATCTGCGTGAGTTCGAGCGCGGTCGACCCGAGTGCCGGCGCACATGGCGGGTGGTTCTTCGAGAAGGTGCTTCAGGGGTATCTCGTCACCGTGATGGGTAAGACCCTGTACGCCGACATGAGGCGGATGGAGCAGGTCGTGCAGGCGAGCGACGTCGACTTCACCATCGTGCGGCCCTCTGGTTTGTTCGAGACTCCGCAAGCGACCGACTATGCCGTGGCCGAAAACTTCGTGAAGAGCAAATTCACGTCGCGGGCAGACCTTGCTGCAAGTCTGCTGGCGCAGGCGAGCGACCCGACATTCGTTCGAAAAGTCATGGCTGTCGGTACGGTTCAGGTGCAACCGAGCATGCTGCAGCTGCTCTGGCGTGAGGGTATTCGCAAGCCGCGCCCGAGCGTGGCCTGA
- a CDS encoding cupin domain-containing protein encodes MSSFERGSGDRPALSRCVGIDRAATFDRDYWAVRPLLSTAEELPAGFDDLFSAEAADDLISQRALRTPFMRMALEGSVLNASKYTAPGGFGAEIGDQVSSEKVLAEFAAGATIVLQGLHRTWPPLIEFTRALVDEIGHPVQVNAYITPASSRGFDPHYDVHDVFVLQIAGEKHWSIHEPVHPSPLRSQPWGDHRDAVAKRAEGEPYIDAVFRPGDALYLPRGWIHSAEALGGTSIHLTIGVAAYTRADVAEVILARLGETEALRTALPFGIDFTDVEQVLPIVQDVLSELQSTLSTPDDRATAVARAHDVSASLARKLSGAIRPEPVSPIATVDAIAALGGWSAVRWRGSLRATVTSDESSVRISTGGRTVVLPVEAADAVERLHQGDAVAVEELPGLDLDSALVVVRRLLREAIVVPA; translated from the coding sequence ATGTCTTCATTCGAGCGCGGGTCGGGCGACCGGCCCGCGCTTTCTCGTTGTGTGGGAATTGATCGTGCCGCGACGTTCGATCGAGACTACTGGGCCGTACGCCCGCTGCTCAGCACCGCAGAAGAATTGCCTGCGGGCTTCGACGACCTCTTCAGCGCTGAGGCTGCCGATGACCTGATCTCGCAGCGCGCGCTGCGCACCCCGTTCATGCGCATGGCGCTCGAAGGGTCGGTGCTGAACGCCTCGAAGTACACCGCTCCCGGCGGTTTCGGCGCCGAGATCGGCGACCAGGTTTCGAGCGAGAAGGTGCTGGCCGAGTTCGCCGCCGGTGCCACCATCGTGTTGCAGGGCCTGCACCGCACCTGGCCGCCGCTGATCGAGTTCACGCGTGCGCTGGTGGATGAGATCGGGCATCCGGTTCAGGTGAACGCGTACATCACCCCGGCGAGCTCGCGCGGATTCGATCCGCACTATGACGTGCACGACGTGTTCGTGCTGCAGATTGCGGGCGAGAAGCACTGGAGCATTCACGAGCCGGTGCATCCGTCGCCGTTGCGCAGCCAGCCCTGGGGCGACCATCGCGATGCTGTGGCGAAGCGCGCAGAGGGCGAGCCCTACATCGACGCGGTCTTCCGCCCGGGTGATGCCCTCTACCTGCCGCGCGGCTGGATCCATTCGGCCGAAGCGCTGGGCGGGACATCCATTCACCTCACCATCGGCGTAGCCGCCTACACACGCGCCGATGTGGCCGAGGTCATTCTCGCGCGGCTCGGCGAAACCGAAGCCCTGCGCACCGCGCTGCCGTTCGGCATCGACTTCACCGACGTCGAGCAGGTGCTGCCGATCGTGCAAGACGTTCTGTCCGAGCTGCAGTCGACGCTGTCGACTCCGGATGATCGCGCCACAGCCGTGGCCCGCGCCCACGATGTGAGTGCCTCCCTCGCGCGCAAGCTCTCGGGGGCGATCCGCCCTGAGCCGGTGTCGCCGATCGCGACCGTCGACGCCATCGCCGCGCTCGGCGGCTGGAGTGCGGTTCGTTGGCGCGGCTCGCTGCGGGCCACTGTCACGAGCGACGAGAGCTCGGTGCGCATCAGCACCGGCGGCCGCACGGTGGTGCTGCCGGTCGAGGCTGCCGATGCCGTGGAACGGCTGCATCAAGGCGATGCTGTCGCTGTAGAAGAGCTGCCGGGTCTCGACCTCGATTCTGCCCTCGTGGTGGTGCGACGCCTGCTGCGTGAGGCGATCGTCGTTCCGGCGTGA
- a CDS encoding NUDIX domain-containing protein, translating into MKLLSSNWFVLRNTTFEFRHRDGHWSTERRETYDRGDGAVVLLYNVEQRTVLLTRQFRYPAYVNGHADGYLLEAPAGLLDDDDPLTAIVRETAEETGFAIVGARHLFDLYMSPGSVTEKLHYFAARFTSADQSGHGGGLAHEGEDIEKIELDFDEALAAIGSTIVDAKTVVLLQWAATNGLSDA; encoded by the coding sequence GTGAAACTGCTCTCGTCGAACTGGTTCGTGCTGCGAAACACGACCTTCGAGTTTCGGCACCGTGACGGCCACTGGAGCACCGAGCGGCGCGAAACCTACGACCGCGGCGACGGGGCCGTCGTGCTCCTCTACAACGTCGAGCAGCGTACCGTGCTGCTCACGCGGCAGTTCCGCTACCCGGCGTACGTCAACGGCCACGCCGACGGGTACCTGCTCGAGGCGCCCGCCGGCCTGCTCGACGACGACGATCCGCTCACGGCAATCGTGCGCGAGACCGCAGAAGAGACGGGCTTCGCCATCGTGGGTGCCCGGCATCTCTTCGACCTCTACATGAGCCCGGGCTCCGTCACTGAGAAACTGCACTACTTCGCAGCTCGGTTCACCTCGGCCGACCAGTCGGGTCACGGCGGCGGACTCGCTCACGAGGGCGAAGACATCGAGAAAATCGAACTCGACTTCGACGAGGCGCTCGCCGCCATCGGCAGTACGATCGTCGACGCCAAGACGGTCGTCTTGCTGCAGTGGGCGGCCACGAACGGCCTGTCCGACGCCTGA
- a CDS encoding nucleoside/nucleotide kinase family protein, with translation MHGSPPAAKRVLRVDSTSGAVDALLPLIAEAQARASLAEPPAGSPAARPERSPRSPASPAFAGPVLLIDGRSGSGKTVLATALAAALDAQLVHLDDIYPGWSGLDAASQHVHDELLAGEPPRWQRWDWAGERPAEWSSVDPRRPLVIEGIGSLSRANAGSATFAVWLELDDATRRRRALDRDGAAYEPHWQMWAAQEDAFLAREDPAALADVVVDFTAR, from the coding sequence GTGCACGGATCGCCCCCCGCGGCCAAGCGAGTGCTGCGCGTCGACAGCACCAGCGGGGCAGTGGATGCTCTGCTCCCCCTCATCGCAGAGGCCCAGGCCCGGGCATCCCTCGCCGAGCCGCCCGCAGGCTCCCCCGCCGCGCGGCCCGAACGCTCCCCACGCTCCCCTGCCTCCCCCGCCTTCGCCGGCCCCGTGCTGCTGATCGACGGCCGCTCCGGATCGGGTAAGACCGTGCTGGCGACCGCCCTCGCCGCCGCCCTCGACGCACAGCTGGTGCACCTCGACGACATCTATCCGGGTTGGAGCGGCCTCGACGCCGCCAGCCAGCACGTGCACGACGAGCTGCTCGCCGGCGAGCCACCACGGTGGCAGCGCTGGGATTGGGCCGGCGAACGACCTGCGGAATGGTCATCCGTCGACCCGCGCCGACCGCTCGTCATCGAGGGCATCGGAAGCCTGAGCCGGGCGAACGCGGGGTCCGCCACCTTCGCGGTGTGGCTCGAACTCGACGATGCAACTCGCCGTCGGCGGGCGCTCGATCGTGATGGTGCGGCGTACGAACCGCATTGGCAGATGTGGGCCGCGCAAGAAGACGCTTTTCTCGCGCGGGAAGACCCTGCCGCGCTCGCCGACGTGGTCGTCGACTTCACGGCACGCTGA
- a CDS encoding MarR family transcriptional regulator: MSSEIPLDPRQKRRAATAVRDDLRNLRVQLSMLNYRVGARAELRDIDLDCLDLISQNEPIGASSLARLAGLHPATMTGVIDRLERGGWVVRERDAADRRAVVLRTQPDRSRDIYRLYEGMNGLIDQICDQYDTDELVLIAQFLQRVTAAGVRATADLDEPST, encoded by the coding sequence ATGTCTTCTGAAATACCACTCGACCCTCGGCAGAAGCGACGCGCCGCGACAGCCGTTCGAGACGACTTGCGCAACCTCCGAGTGCAGCTCTCGATGCTGAACTACCGCGTGGGTGCCCGCGCTGAACTGCGCGACATCGACCTGGACTGCCTCGACCTCATCTCGCAGAACGAGCCCATCGGTGCGAGCTCGCTCGCGCGACTGGCCGGTCTGCATCCCGCCACCATGACCGGAGTGATCGACCGACTCGAGCGTGGGGGCTGGGTCGTTCGCGAGCGCGACGCCGCCGATCGGCGCGCGGTCGTGCTGCGCACTCAGCCCGATCGCAGCCGCGACATCTACCGGCTCTACGAGGGCATGAATGGCCTGATCGATCAGATCTGCGACCAGTACGACACCGACGAACTCGTGCTGATCGCCCAGTTCCTGCAACGCGTCACCGCGGCAGGAGTGCGCGCGACCGCCGACCTCGACGAGCCGAGCACCTGA
- a CDS encoding mechanosensitive ion channel domain-containing protein, translating to MAQIWNEPWFGLALTIAIGLPILLVILTEVLAWLVRREHPAAKPVRLLRNLVLPVGALLALLSLASNSTVELTWTRVVATAFGFLVILLVLSSVNVVLFGNPEEGSWRERLPSIFIDLARLGLILVGLALLFSWVWDADVGGLITALGVTSIVIGLALQNAVGSVISGLLLLFEQPFKLGDWLDTGKVVGRVVEVNWRAVHIDTGNGIQIVPNASLAGASFTNLSQAPGAFMSEATVKFSTDDPPHQVLDLMQKVAAGLPMRQRSQAIESSYAGSATYSISIPVTGPAEAPAAAALFLAWLWYAARRAGLALDGDATDPVQTPERLESAIAAVGTRLQLTVEDHSWLPAECRLEQYGHGEIIHVPGTIPDAFRFVIDGAVRLSASTPLGDVGYLTLAADEFFGLMALSRQVDPGSVVADGTTTVLRITTSAVDRLISEYPSLARQIGRVIDLRMQTARDAVAALGIESGTTGA from the coding sequence ATGGCGCAGATCTGGAATGAACCGTGGTTCGGCCTCGCGCTGACCATTGCCATCGGGCTGCCGATTCTGCTGGTGATTCTCACGGAGGTGCTGGCGTGGCTGGTGCGGCGCGAGCATCCGGCAGCCAAGCCCGTGCGCCTGCTGCGCAACCTCGTGCTGCCGGTCGGGGCGCTGCTCGCTCTGCTCAGCCTCGCCTCGAACAGCACCGTCGAGCTCACGTGGACCCGGGTGGTGGCGACGGCGTTCGGCTTCCTGGTGATTCTGTTGGTGTTGTCGAGCGTGAACGTGGTGCTGTTCGGCAACCCCGAAGAGGGCAGCTGGCGAGAGCGGTTGCCGTCGATCTTCATCGATCTGGCCCGTCTGGGCCTCATTCTCGTGGGCCTCGCGCTGCTGTTCTCGTGGGTCTGGGATGCCGACGTCGGAGGGTTGATCACAGCGCTCGGTGTGACGTCGATCGTGATCGGCCTCGCGCTGCAGAACGCGGTGGGCTCGGTCATCTCGGGTCTGCTGTTGTTGTTCGAGCAGCCCTTCAAGCTCGGAGACTGGCTCGACACCGGCAAGGTGGTCGGTCGTGTCGTCGAGGTGAATTGGCGCGCGGTGCACATCGACACGGGCAACGGCATTCAGATCGTTCCGAACGCGTCGCTCGCCGGGGCTTCGTTCACCAACCTCAGCCAGGCGCCGGGCGCGTTCATGTCGGAAGCCACGGTGAAGTTCTCGACCGACGATCCGCCGCATCAGGTGCTCGATCTGATGCAGAAGGTCGCGGCCGGGCTGCCGATGCGGCAGCGCTCGCAGGCGATCGAATCGTCGTACGCCGGGAGTGCCACGTATTCGATCTCGATTCCGGTCACCGGGCCGGCGGAAGCGCCGGCGGCGGCAGCTCTGTTTCTGGCGTGGCTCTGGTACGCGGCCCGCCGCGCCGGGCTCGCGCTCGACGGCGACGCGACCGACCCGGTGCAGACACCAGAGCGGCTCGAATCGGCGATCGCTGCGGTCGGCACGCGCCTGCAGCTCACGGTCGAAGACCACTCCTGGCTTCCGGCCGAGTGCCGGCTCGAGCAGTACGGTCACGGCGAGATCATTCACGTTCCGGGCACGATACCCGACGCCTTTCGGTTCGTCATCGACGGCGCAGTGCGACTGTCGGCATCCACTCCGCTCGGTGACGTGGGGTATCTCACGCTCGCCGCAGACGAATTCTTCGGGCTCATGGCGCTCAGCCGCCAGGTCGACCCCGGGTCGGTCGTCGCCGACGGAACCACGACCGTTCTGCGAATCACCACGAGCGCGGTCGACAGGCTCATCAGCGAGTATCCGTCGCTGGCACGGCAGATCGGCCGAGTCATCGACTTGCGCATGCAGACGGCTCGCGACGCCGTCGCGGCGCTCGGTATCGAGAGCGGTACGACTGGCGCGTGA
- a CDS encoding DUF1304 domain-containing protein: MAILATVFIGITALLHVYIFVMESIQWRTPAIWKRFGLTSQADADTTAPLAYNQGFYNLFLAIGAAVGLVLYYSPANEAGFALAAFASASIVAAALVLLSTGRERLRAAALQGVPALFGLVFLLIAGVHP; the protein is encoded by the coding sequence ATGGCGATCCTCGCGACAGTCTTCATCGGCATCACCGCGCTGCTGCACGTGTACATCTTCGTGATGGAGAGCATCCAGTGGCGCACCCCGGCTATCTGGAAGCGCTTCGGGCTCACCAGCCAGGCCGACGCCGACACGACTGCACCGCTCGCCTACAACCAGGGCTTTTACAACCTGTTTCTGGCGATCGGCGCCGCAGTCGGGCTGGTGCTGTACTACTCGCCCGCAAACGAGGCGGGGTTCGCGCTCGCCGCTTTCGCCTCGGCCTCGATCGTCGCCGCCGCCCTGGTGCTGCTCAGCACGGGCCGCGAACGTCTTCGCGCCGCCGCGTTGCAGGGCGTGCCGGCCCTGTTCGGGCTCGTGTTTCTGCTCATCGCGGGAGTGCACCCCTGA
- a CDS encoding alpha/beta fold hydrolase translates to MGEPRFGWPSRTAPLLNVAIDEGQGPIVVLIHGINSSSESWVNVVPLLSPLYRVIAIDLLGFGKSVAPAEATFTLDEHVAALHATIRSLHLKGRFTLVGHSLGALISSRYAAIYRREIAQVVLVAPPIYANEAYITEFGDRTVVKSYLRAYKFLRSNKEQTMRRAAWLHRFIPVKALLIEERYWGAFSLSMEHCIEGQTTITDIAQITAPVEVVYGSRDQVLVGDGIERLARLQHVTVHEVPKNDHFVRPALAREVARVIR, encoded by the coding sequence ATGGGAGAACCGAGATTCGGTTGGCCGTCACGAACGGCCCCGTTACTGAACGTCGCGATCGACGAAGGTCAGGGGCCGATCGTCGTGCTCATCCACGGAATCAACTCGTCTTCTGAGAGCTGGGTCAACGTGGTTCCACTGCTCTCGCCGCTGTACCGGGTCATCGCCATCGACCTGCTCGGGTTCGGCAAGTCGGTGGCGCCGGCGGAGGCGACCTTCACGCTCGACGAACACGTGGCGGCGCTTCATGCGACCATCCGTTCGCTTCATTTGAAGGGGCGCTTCACTCTCGTGGGGCACAGTCTCGGTGCCCTCATCTCGAGCCGGTATGCGGCGATCTACCGGCGCGAAATCGCTCAAGTCGTGCTCGTAGCTCCGCCTATCTATGCGAACGAGGCTTACATCACCGAGTTCGGCGACCGCACGGTGGTGAAGAGCTACCTGCGCGCGTACAAGTTCTTGCGGTCGAACAAGGAGCAGACCATGCGGCGGGCCGCATGGCTACATCGGTTCATTCCGGTCAAAGCGTTGCTCATTGAAGAACGCTATTGGGGCGCTTTTTCACTGTCGATGGAGCACTGCATCGAGGGGCAGACCACGATCACCGACATCGCGCAGATCACAGCGCCGGTCGAAGTGGTCTACGGATCGCGCGACCAGGTTCTGGTCGGCGACGGCATCGAGCGCCTGGCACGCCTGCAGCACGTCACGGTACACGAGGTGCCGAAGAACGACCACTTCGTGCGCCCGGCCCTGGCGCGGGAGGTAGCTCGCGTCATCCGCTGA
- a CDS encoding sucrase ferredoxin: protein MTSQVVEWAPCSDRSRERDDPLAATASRGLQWFLVEIEGSWGANAFTSTALGRELGQAIVHRVEAAGMRPLAIRRVARAAHSPAARPAQQAEGDAPAPAPARDDATSRATDAAHAAGGPSSGARKPRWRWAFVDSRPGFEQVRWGEVDAPQELLDVPLDGSTGIRSPDPVYCVCTHAKHDQCCAVHGRPVALALAEAYPEQTWECSHLGGDRFAGTMAIFPGGHYYGRADDAETVDIVRDYLDGRVDGRYYRGRSSLSHPAQAAQHYARLQLGDDRLASFAVVSERMLGADAPATTEVLLAAPAPTLASAADLAPVAAAAQPALVRVVVAETLSQPLLSTCAATRFGRVREYALISLAPPPP, encoded by the coding sequence GTGACGAGTCAAGTCGTCGAGTGGGCCCCATGCAGCGACCGCTCGCGCGAACGCGACGACCCTCTCGCGGCGACGGCGTCGCGCGGTCTGCAGTGGTTCTTAGTCGAAATCGAGGGCTCCTGGGGGGCCAACGCGTTCACCTCGACTGCGCTCGGCCGCGAACTCGGGCAGGCCATCGTGCACAGAGTCGAGGCCGCCGGAATGCGGCCGCTGGCCATCCGCCGTGTCGCCCGGGCCGCGCACTCGCCTGCTGCGCGACCGGCGCAGCAGGCTGAAGGCGACGCACCCGCGCCCGCGCCCGCGCGGGATGACGCCACGTCGCGTGCGACCGACGCGGCCCATGCGGCGGGCGGGCCATCCAGTGGGGCACGCAAGCCACGCTGGCGCTGGGCATTCGTCGACTCGCGGCCCGGCTTCGAGCAGGTGCGCTGGGGCGAGGTGGATGCTCCGCAGGAGCTGCTCGATGTTCCGCTCGACGGCTCGACGGGCATCCGCTCGCCAGACCCTGTGTACTGTGTCTGCACACATGCCAAGCACGACCAGTGCTGTGCCGTACACGGACGCCCCGTTGCACTGGCCCTCGCCGAGGCCTACCCCGAGCAGACCTGGGAGTGCTCGCACCTCGGCGGCGACCGGTTCGCCGGAACGATGGCGATCTTTCCCGGCGGCCACTACTACGGTCGTGCCGACGATGCCGAGACCGTCGACATCGTTCGCGACTACCTCGACGGCCGCGTCGACGGGCGGTACTACCGCGGCCGCAGTTCGCTCTCGCACCCCGCACAGGCGGCCCAGCACTACGCTCGACTGCAGCTCGGCGACGACCGCCTGGCGTCGTTCGCCGTGGTGAGCGAGCGGATGCTCGGGGCCGACGCCCCCGCAACCACCGAGGTTCTGCTAGCCGCACCCGCCCCGACGCTCGCTTCCGCTGCCGACCTCGCGCCCGTTGCCGCCGCCGCGCAGCCCGCGCTCGTGCGCGTCGTCGTCGCCGAGACGCTCTCCCAGCCCCTCCTCAGCACCTGCGCCGCCACCCGTTTCGGCCGCGTGCGCGAATACGCCCTGATCTCCCTCGCCCCGCCGCCCCCCTGA
- a CDS encoding BatC protein yields MAINDDDITTEQGAGGEGPADGGANPNGHDGGADGSAGEGTADGGANPGGHDGGADGSADEGEGTADGGANPGGHDGGADGSA; encoded by the coding sequence ATGGCTATCAATGACGACGACATCACCACCGAACAGGGAGCGGGCGGAGAGGGTCCCGCGGATGGCGGCGCAAACCCGAATGGACACGACGGGGGAGCCGATGGCTCTGCCGGCGAAGGAACTGCCGACGGCGGTGCGAACCCGGGCGGCCACGATGGTGGCGCTGACGGTTCGGCCGACGAGGGGGAGGGCACCGCTGATGGCGGCGCTAACCCCGGCGGCCACGATGGTGGGGCCGACGGTTCCGCCTGA